The candidate division KSB1 bacterium nucleotide sequence TTCGATGATGTATGCTGCCCCCTCCTCGTCGATGGCGAGAGCGTCGATTGCCCCACTTGACGTGGTGAACTCGCGAGCGAGCACGCATGGCTGCATGTCCTCTCGAATGTCATCGAGGGGAATCGCACCAGGGTTTTCTCGAATGTACCGCTGCAGCTCTTCCTCTTTGCCGACGGCCGTAGGGAGGATCTTCTTGGCGGCTCGACCTCTCTTCACCACTACTATGGGCATGCGTCTCCCTCCTGCCGATCTCTCCTGGTTTGCTTGTTCTACAACCTCCCCGACCGGAGTATGGCAACCACCAACCGCACCCCCAGCAGGCCAGCAAATGCATAGCCCACAATCCCCAGGACCGAAACACCCAGCAGGGACGGCCCCACATGCGCCGCGATAATCATCGAGGAAGCGACGATGAGGGCAGCGATGATCAAGCTGAAGGAAAGCCGGTTAGAGGAACGGTCAACCTCGCGAATGAGGTTTTCCAGCCCTTGATGCCTGAGCTCTGCACCTATCTTTCCGGCACTCAGGCGTCGCAGCAGCACCTCCATTTCGTGCGGCAAGGTCACTGCGAGCCGGTACAGGTCGCGCAGGCCTCTCTCCAGCTGGTAGGCAACCCGTTCCGGTTCAAACTGCCGCCACATGAGCTTGCCCGCATAGGCGCCAATGGCCGCTGCAAAAGAAAACTCGGGGTCGAGCTTCTCGGCGATGTCCTCGTAAGAGCCTAAGGTCTTGCCCAAGAGCATCAAGTTGGACGGGACGCGCAGCCGGTGGCGCGCTAACACCGCCACCGCGTCGTCGAGGACCGCCTTCATCCGCAATTTGCCCAAGTTGGCGCCGTAGTAGCGGTCGATGAACTCGCCGATGTCCAGGCGGAGAAGCCACTCATCACCGCCCTGGGGAACGATCCCCATCTGGGCCATCACGCGCAGGATGAGGCTCACGTCGCGCCCCGTCACCCCCACCAGCAGGTCGGCGAACAGAGCCAGCATCTGGTCGTCCAGCCGGCCCATGATGCCAAAGTCGACCGGGGCGATCGTCCCATCGCTGCGCACCAGCAGGTTGCCAGGGTGTGGATCGGCGTGAAAGAAGCCATCCTCGAAAATCTGCTTCAGGACAAAGTCGGCGCCCCGCCGCACCAAGGCTTTCAGATCGATGCCCAGGGCGCGCAGGCTCTCCACATCCGAGATCTTGACACCCTCCACATACTCCAGCGTCAGCACCCGGGAGGTGGTCAGCTCCCAAAACACGGCTGGCACGCGCACCCCGGGGAGCGTGGCGCAATTGCGGGCGAACAGCTCCACATTGCGCGCCTCGCTGAAAAAGTCCAACTCGCGCCTGGTGCTCCTGGCCAACTCCTCCACAAGCCCCACCGGATCGAACTGGTGGCCTTCAGGCAAATGGCGTTCGATGAGGCGCGCCAGGTCCAGGAGGATCTCCATGTCCACCTCGATGAGCTCGGCGATGCGCGGCCGTTGGATCTTGACCACCACCTCCTGTCCATCCACCGTGCGCGCGCGATGCACCTGGGCGATGGATGCCGATGCCAGCGGCGCGCTTTCGATGGAAGCGAAGCGCGACGAAGCCGCCCCCTGGAGCTCCTGATTCAGCGTGTGCTCCAGGACGGAAAACGGCTCCGGGCGCACTCGGTCCTGGAGGAGGACCAGCTCGGCAAGAAGGTCGGCAGGCACCAAAACAGACCGCGTGCTCAGCACCTGGCCAAGTTTCACGAACGTGGGGCCGAGCTCCTCCAAGGCCATGCGGATGCGACTGGCGGTGGTAACGCCTTCCACCCCACGCCGCACGCGCGACAGTCGCCGCCCCAAGTGCAGGTAGGCAGCCAGGTCCAGCCTTTCGGCCAGGTCGGCGAACCCGTACTTGATCAGCACCATGGCGATCTGGCGGTAGCGCTTGAGGTGGCGGTATCGCCGGTGAATCCTGAGCACGCCTGCTCCTCTGCTTGCGGTCAACTCCCGGTTCTCTGCTCCCGCACAGGAGCCCAACTGCCGATGATGGGTTAATTTAGCAAACCTCCGGCCAAAAATCAACGCGTTTGTGGGTGGCCGACATCCGGTCAGAGCGTCTCATTTCTAACACACTGTGTCACCATGTCGCAACGGCCTGCCATCTGCTGCGCCACCCGGACAGTGCAAAGGGATAGAGACAAACGGAGGCGCGCTGCAACATCCTGCTGCATCGAAAGTTAGCCCGCCCCAAGCTGCCCAAGGCGCCTCGCCAAGTCCATTGCTGCGCCCCGGGGCGGTTGTGTGCGTGGCACTACATTTGCCAAACCTGTTAGGCGACGAGTGGGCCTTCCCGCGGCGAGAGCGCCGCGTGCAGGGAGAGTGTCCGGGCCCGCAAGTTGTTCAAAAAGTGCTTGCTTTTGTGAAATCAATTGCTAATTTGTGCTCTGTGCAGGGGTGGGACGAGCGGTTTCGGTGGTCACTGTCTGCTTCAGGGGCACAACTATAAGCAGTGGAGGCTGAGATGGCAGCGAAAAGGATACAGGCCAGCACGCTGATCGGGGTTGGTCTCCTCCTGTTCTATTTCACAGCGGCATCTGCGCAGCAGGGCTCCATAGGCAATCGCGCTACTGCCGACCCCGCCTACACCGGGTATGCAGCTTGGATCAAGCTGACCGTGGCGGGGCCCGATGGCAACAATGCCCTCAACGACAACTTTGCGGGCGCCAAAGTGGAGATCGACCTGAACATCGACGGAGACGACAACGAGACCACTAACCCTGGCGACGTCTACCAAGCCAGCGGCGACGCCGGCGAGTTGGTATCCGACCCGATTGAGGGGCAAGGCGCCTTCGACCGGTACTTTTTCGTGCGCATCAAGTCGGGGGCCAGCAACCCCTTTCCTGATGGCAAGGGCTACGACACGGACATCCGTCCGCGCGTCAAGTTTGCCGCAAGCGGCTACCTGCGCGTCGGTGGCGTACCCATTCAGACCGAGACCGGCTTTGTCAACGCCACCGACGACATCACCCCCAGGATGCGTAAGGTCGAGCACTACGACGACGGCACAGGGCATACGGCCGGTTCTCCCGGCAATCAGGTGCAGTATGACGGCTACATCGACAAGATCGTCATCGAGTGGAGCGAGGCCATGCGCACCAGCAACGTGGCTGCCAGCACCGCCATCTTCGGCGGCCTTGGCTCCTCGGTGAGTAGCATCGAGGCCATAGGAGCGTGGACAGACAACAAGCACTTTGTCATGTGGCCGGTCTCCATCTCGCCGAACTCCGGCATCACCCCGACCCTTTCTTATTACCCCCCACCCAGCAACAGCGACAAATTTGCCAGTGCAACCTTGCAATACGCTGAAACGCATTCCAAGGTGGTAACCGACCGCTCCGGCCCCGCCATTGTCAGCGCGCAGACCAAACGTGCTTCCCGCCGCCAGGCGCTGGCTCAAGCGCTCGCGGCGAAGCGCATCCGCGTGCTCTTTAGCGAGCCCGTGGCCTTCAACGACATCGAAGGTTCTGACTTTACGGTGACCGTCAACGGCGTCAACAACCCGGTGGCCAGCATTGTCTCGCCCCCCACCGCCAATCCGCCGACCAATACCTACGAATTCGCCCTGACCAACAACTTTGTCCATGAGGACGTGACCGGCAACATCTCCTACACCGGGACGATGCTGGTGCGCGACGTCAGCCCGGACAGCAACTACAACGGTGTGGGCCCCACGAGGACAATCACCGACGGCATCCTGCCGAACATTGTCTCTGTGCGCACGGTTGACGGCCTCTCGGCCACCAATGCTGGTGCCAACGGGTGGGGTTATCTGGACTGGGTAGAGGTCACCTTTGACCACACTTACAAAGGCATGGACCAGGCCCGCGTCAGCACTTCGGGCTTCACCGTCACCGGCACTGGCATATTCACGATTGGCGCCACTGGCAGTTGGGCCGATGCCACTACGTTCCGCATTCCTTTGGTGGCCACTACCCCAAAAGTGGCCAATACCGACCTTGTGCCCACGGTGACCTATGTGAACCCGGGCTCGACCACAGGCTTGCGCAGCGCGGTGAACAACGGGTTGGCCGAGAACTTGCTGGCAACCGATGTGACCCCCTCCTCAGAGAACGCTTCGCCCGTGCAGATTGTCGACGGCGCCGGGCCAGCCCTCATCGAAGCCTACACTGCCGGTGGCAACAGAATCCGGCTGACGTTCAGTGAGAAGGTCAACACGGCCGGTTGGCCCACCACCGAGCGGGCCGCCGAGGTGCCGTCTCGCTTCAAGTGGTTCGTCGGCCTGCGGAACTTCAATGCGGCCGGGACCAAGGTCTTTTTCACCGGGCTCTCCGGCACCAATCAAGACAATGTAATCTACCTTAACAGCACTGGGTCCACCTGGACAAAGACTGACAGCGGCTTCGTTAACTTCTATGGCACCAATGTCGTCTACGACGTCGCTCCCACTCTTAATGGCAACTTGCAGTGGGACGACGACGGCTCCTTGGTCGGCTTTGCCGGGACCGGTTCCGACGTCAAAGTGAAACGTGACAACATCGCCCCCATCCTCCTTGGTTTGTACACACAGGACTTTGACGCCGACGGCAAGTTAGACCACTACCGTTTCGTGTTCGATCCTCTGTCTCCCATCTTCCCGAAGACGTCGTTCAAGGCGGTAAACTGGCGGATCGTGGGCTATGACGGAGCGAAATCGGGCATTGCCCTGAACATGAACGTCTACAACCCGTCCCACGCACAGTACAAGCCCACGGCCATCAACACCTTTGGCGACACGGTGGAGGCGTATATCTCGTTCAACGAGACCACCGCCGGTGGCCCGCTTGCCACCCCATATGGCGGTGACACGGGTAACGTGCCGGACGTGATCGTAGAAACCGGAAAGGGCTTTGCCGACTGGGCCGACAATGTGATGGCCGCCTTGGGCGAGGGGCTCGCCTTAGAGAGCGACAAGGCTGGCCCTGCCATCATGAGCGCCAAGACCATCTCCACCACCACCGTGGAGGTGCTCATGAGCGAGAAGGTCCAGGGACTGGACTTGGCCGACTTTGACCTGACCATGGGGTTTGCCCCGCCGCTGGCGTCCGTGACGCAACCCAGCGACGCCCGCGTGTTGTTGACCGTCGCCCCTTACGCCCAGTGGGCGCCCACGCAGACGGGCACCGTTCGCCTGACCGGGATCAACAAAATCTATGACGACATCGCCGGCACCGACAACGGCAACATGCAGACTGCCTCCATTGCCGTGATCGATGCCACGGCCAGCCACTTCATAGTGAGCCAGATCTACAAGGAGGGATCCCAGTTCACCGGCGTACCGTTCGACATCAAGGTCATCGCCAAGGACTCGCACGGCAACACTGACGTGAACTTTACGGTCCCCATCCAGTTCGCCGCCAACAAGCAGCGGGTAACGCTCCCGACTGGGGTACAGCGCCTGACCAACGGAGAAGGTGTGTTCCAGATCGTCTGCTACGACACCACTTCCAATTTGGTGATCACGGCGTACAAGACGACCGACCCCGGAGTGAACGGCTCAACCGAACCAATAACGGTGGCGGAAGCGGTCATCGATGCGCCGGACACGCTCACCGTCAAGGACTACAAGGGCGCCGATGGCAGAGGCGACCAGGGTGGCTACGTGACGCTTGTCTGGGACTTTTCGCAGAACCATCCTGGCATAGGCACCGTTAACATCATCGACTACTATCAGATTTACCGCGTGGTCGAAGGTAAGCTCTTCCATTGGGGCACGGTGCAAGCGACCGACCCGCGGCAGAGCAAGGCAGACTCGGTGCGCGTGGTGGTTCCCACTTATGACAATGTGATCTCCGACTTTTACGTGCAGGCCGTCAAGAATCCGCCCACGTTCACAACTGCGGCTTCGCCGGCGGCCGATGAGGATGCCATCCCGCTGCCGGCAGGGTACGTGTTAGCCGTGCCGCCAAAGGCTGACGACGGCCAGGTGACTGTGGCGGCCGCTATGACTGCCGGCCAGTTAGTGTCGCCCCTCACCAAGGGCACTGGTGGTGCCACTGACGACATCCCGCCGGCAGCCATCACCGAGGCGGCTATCCGCAAGATCAGCGCGCAGGCGAAGCTGTTCTGGCCGAAGGTCACCAAAGGGATCGACGGCTCGCCGGAGCGCTCGCGCATTACCTATCGCGTGTACGCGCACCCCAGCAATGCCTACTTCAACGTCGGCGATCCGGGCGCGGTGTTGCTGGGCAGCAGCACAGACACCTTCCTGGTGGTGAACGTGGATGCTCTGCGGCGCTTCTACATGGTGGTGGCCATGGACGACAACAACATGTCTGGCCCCTCCAACCGGGTCGGCCATTATGGCTTTGGCTTGAACAAGGGAGAAACGCGCAAGTATACCCACATCTCGCTGCCGCTCATCGATCCGAACATCACGGATGCCAAGTCGTTGGCCGCCAGCATCGGTGGCGTGGCTGCGGTGTACAAGTTGGACCCGGCCACCAACGCCTACACCACCTACTGGCTGCCAGATATGGGTTTGGGCACGAACTTCTCCATCACCCCTGGCATGGCCTGCTTGGTCAACCTGAAAAGCGACGCGCCAAGCACCTGGTTCATGGTGGGGTCGGTACCGTACCCAGGCAGCGTCCGTTTCACGCTGGCGAAGACCAAGACGCGCACCTACAACGAGATCAGCGTGCCCTTGGATCGCCTGAACCTGACCAACGTCGCACAGTTAGCCGCCAGCATCGGCGGCGTGGAGGCGCTCTACCGGATCGACCCGGCTACCAACGCCTTCACGCAGTATTGGCTTCCGGCGCAGAGCCTGGGCACGAATTTCCCCTTGAACCCTGGCGAGCCGGTACTCCTGTTGGTGAACCAGTCGGCTCCTAACCAGTGGCCGTCAGGCAGCGTGACTACCGCGCTACCTTCGGGCGAGCAGCCTGTGGGCGCAAGGGAAGAATGACCGGTGGGGATACCCC carries:
- a CDS encoding AarF/UbiB family protein; translation: MLRIHRRYRHLKRYRQIAMVLIKYGFADLAERLDLAAYLHLGRRLSRVRRGVEGVTTASRIRMALEELGPTFVKLGQVLSTRSVLVPADLLAELVLLQDRVRPEPFSVLEHTLNQELQGAASSRFASIESAPLASASIAQVHRARTVDGQEVVVKIQRPRIAELIEVDMEILLDLARLIERHLPEGHQFDPVGLVEELARSTRRELDFFSEARNVELFARNCATLPGVRVPAVFWELTTSRVLTLEYVEGVKISDVESLRALGIDLKALVRRGADFVLKQIFEDGFFHADPHPGNLLVRSDGTIAPVDFGIMGRLDDQMLALFADLLVGVTGRDVSLILRVMAQMGIVPQGGDEWLLRLDIGEFIDRYYGANLGKLRMKAVLDDAVAVLARHRLRVPSNLMLLGKTLGSYEDIAEKLDPEFSFAAAIGAYAGKLMWRQFEPERVAYQLERGLRDLYRLAVTLPHEMEVLLRRLSAGKIGAELRHQGLENLIREVDRSSNRLSFSLIIAALIVASSMIIAAHVGPSLLGVSVLGIVGYAFAGLLGVRLVVAILRSGRL